The Fictibacillus phosphorivorans genomic sequence GACGGTGCATTGAGTCCAAGACCAAGCCCGCTGATCGCAGCAGTTAACAATATGAGTGAATAGGTTGAAAAATAAGCGAAACCTATCAGCCCGCCTGCCCGTATTAAAGCACCAAGTGCTATGATAAAACGTCTGCCTGTACGGTCAGCGAATACGCCTCCGACCACACTTCCAACTTGCATGAAGATCGAGATAACAGCGAGAGTAAAACCGATCTGTGCCGCTGTTAGTCCGGTTTCCACTTTTAAGAGGATAGGTAGGACAGGCAAGACAAGATACGAGCCAAGATGGGTAATAAAGACAACGACCAATAGACTGAACAATGGTCTGTTGCCTTTTAATAAAGAATGAGTGGGCATAGTGCTGCCTCCTTCTTATTATGAAGGGTTGAACGGCGAACCTTCTTCCGCGATGTTACCAAGATCCATGTCGTTCATTTCTTTGCTTTTGTGAAGAAGGTCAGTCACTGGGCAGTAGCGAACGATTCCTTCTGCTACTTTCATTGCACCCATTAAGATCATAAGGATGTATGACTCTTTGTAAGGCTTTCTTGTCAGCTTTGCTGTATAAACGGAAAGCAGTGTCAGACCTGCAATAATACGAATCATGCTATTAACTAAACCAATATTTTGTCTCATTGTGATACTCCTTTCAATTTTCACCAATTTACTTAGCGAATATGGTATTCTTGAAAAAACGAAATTTTCAGAGAGAAGAC encodes the following:
- a CDS encoding YgaP family membrane protein; this translates as MRQNIGLVNSMIRIIAGLTLLSVYTAKLTRKPYKESYILMILMGAMKVAEGIVRYCPVTDLLHKSKEMNDMDLGNIAEEGSPFNPS